Below is a genomic region from Streptomyces sp. NBC_00461.
TCACCGAGGACCTTGTCGAAGGACTCCATGGCGATCGGGACCAGGTCGGGGTGGGCGACCCAGGAGCCGTCGAAACCGTCGCCGGCCTCGCGGTCCTTGTCGGCGCGGACCTTCTCGAAGGCCACCTTGTTGACCTCGGCGTCCCGGCGCGAGGGGATGAACGCCGCCATGCCGCCGATCGCGTGCGCGCCGCGCTTGTGGCAGGTGCGGACGAGGAGTTCGGTGTACGCCCGCATGAACGGGGCCGTCATCGTGACCAGGTTGCGGTCCGGCAGGACGAACTTGGCGCCGCCGTCACGGAAGTTCTTGACGATGGAGAACAGGTAGTCCCAGCGGCCCGCGTTCAACCCCGAGGCGTGGTCGCGGAGTTCGTAGAGGATCTCCTCCATCTCGTACGCGGCCGTGATCGTCTCGATCAGGACGGTCGCGCGGATGGTGCCCTGCGGGATGCCGACGTACTCCTGGGCGAAGACGAACACGTCGTTCCACAGGCGCGCTTCGAGGTGCGACTCCGTCTTCGGCAGGTAGAAGTACGGGCCCTTGCCCAGGTCGAGCAGGCGCTGGGCGTTGTGGAAGAAGTAGAGGCCGAAGTCGACGAGGGCGCCCGGGACCTGGGTGCCGTTCGCGTCGACCAGATGCCGCTCGCCGAGGTGCCAGCCGCGCGGGCGCATGACGACCGTGGCGAGTTCGCCGTCGGGGCGCAGGGCGTACGACTTGCCGGACCTCTCGTCCGTGAAGTCGATGCTGCGGGTGTACGCGTCGGCCAGGTTGACCTGACCGAGGACGACGTTCTCCCAGGTCGGCGCCGAGGCGTCCTCGAAGTCCGCGAGCCACACCTTGGCGCCCGAGTTGAGGGCGTTGATGGTCATCTTGCGGTCGGTGGGGCCGGTGATCTCGACCCGGCGGTCGTTCAGGGCCGCAGGGGAGGGGGCCACCCTCCAGGAGTCGTCCGCGCGGATCGCGGCCGTCTCGGGGAGGAAGTCGAGCGTGGAGGTGCGGGCGATCTCGGCGCGGCGCTCCGCTCGACGGGCGAGGAGCTCATCACGCCGGGGCGTGAACCGCCGGTGCAGCTCGGCCACGAAGGCGAGGGCCGGCTCGGTGAGGACCTCCTCCTGCCGCGGCAGGGGCTCGGCGTCGACGATGGCCAGCGGGGACGGCGCTGGTGCGGACATGAGCGGTCACTTCCTTCAGCGGTGGCACCGGGTGCCAGTCGAACCGGGTACGGCGAGAAACGCCCGTAGAGCGGTAGGGCGCTTCTGAACAGTGGATACTAGTTTCCTCATCGTGGAACTTCAATGGTTTGTTGATATCGAGATTCTCCGGGTCGAGGGAAGGTGGCGCTCGGTGCCACCCCGTTCACTCAAGGTGGAGGAGATCGGCCGTCGTGTCGATGTCGTACGGCTGCGCCACGTCCCCGCACTCGACGAGCGTGATCGCCGACTCGTGCGACTTGAGGTAGGCGCGGGCCCCGCGGTCCCCGGTCGCGGTCTCGGTGATGCCCGCCCAGTGGGCGCGGCCGAAGAGGACGGGATGGCCGCGTACGCCGTCGTAGGCGGCCGACACCAGTGAGGTCTCGTCCCGGTGTGCGGCCAGTACCCGCCCGACCGCCTCCGGCCCGATCCCCGGCTGGTCGACGAGGCAGACCACGGCGGCCGCGGCCCCCGTCCCGGCGAGCGAGTCCAGCCCGGCCCGCAACGAGGTACCCATGCCCTGCTCCCACTCCGGGTTCTCCACGAGCACGCACCCCTCCAGTTCCGCCCGCTCCCGTACGGCGTCGGCCAGCGCCCCCAGCACCACGTGGACGCGGGTGCAGCCGGCCGCGCGCAGCACGCCGACGGCATGCTCGACGAGCGGCCGTCCGCGGTGCTGAAGCAGTGCCTTGGGCCGCCCGCCGAGCCGCCGTCCGCCTCCCGCGGCGAGGACCAGCCCGGCCACCTGCTGTTCGTCATCCGTCATGCGTCCTGCTTACCTGACGCAGGGGCGAGTGCCCGGTTTCCGGGGGCTGAATTTCGGTCCGCACAGTGGCGCGCCCGGTATCGGGTGGCGTTTACTGACCCGCGTCCCCCGGCGCCCGACCAACGCCACGGGGGCGCATCGCGGGATCGCGAAGTGGCAGCGCACAAGGACGTGCCTGGGGGAGAGCTGTGTTGCGGAGCTTGGGGCAGAGGCCAGTGACCGGCAGCGACGAGGACCCGAGGGTGGCGGAACTGCGGACCGCGGTGTCCCGGTTGCGCCGCGAACTCGCCGCGCACCCGGCCGAGTTCCCCGACCGCGGCATCGCCGAGGACGAACTCGCCGCGCTCGCCGCGATGACGATCGACGGCGCCCCCGAAATCCCGCGTCTGCGCCGGTCGTTGCTACTGGTCGCCGGCGCGATCGGCTCCGTGAGCGCCTTGGCCCGGGGGCTGTCGGACGTACGCGACGCGGTGGACCTGTTCGCGCAGCCGCCGCGCCGCTGAAGGGTGACCGGACCGGTCGTGCTCAGACCTCGACCACCGGTTCGTGGCGGCCGCTGTGCATGTCCTCGCCGAGGGCGTACACGGCGTCGAGGCGCTCCCGCCTCCGTGTGCGCACCGCACCCCGGACGGAGCGGGCGGGCCGCGCGGTCCGGCTAGGTCGCCGATCCCGAGCTCGCCAGTGCCTCCGAAAGTTCCGACGCCACCTGCTGCAGCACCGGCACGATCTTGTCCGTCGCCGCCTCCGTGACCCGGCCCGCGGGTCCCGAGATCGAAATGGCGGCGGCGGTGGGGGAGTTGGGCACCGAGACCGCGAGGCAGCGGACGCCGATCTCCTGCTCGTTGTCGTCGATCGCGTAGCCGGCCCGGCGTACGTCCGCGAGGGCTGCCAGGAAGCCCTCCGGAGTGGTGATCGTCTTCTCCGTCGCGGCGGGCATGCCGGTGCGGGAGAGCAGAGCGCGCACCTCGTCGTCCGGGGTGTTGGCGAGCAGCGCCTTGCCGACGCCCGTGGAGTGCGGCAGGACGCGTCGGCCGACCTCGGTGAACATGCGCATCGAGTGCTTGGACGGCACCTGGGCGACGTACACGATCTCGTCGCCGTCGAGCAGCGCCATGTTCGCCGTCTCCCCGGTCTCCTCGACCAGGCGGGCCAGATAGGGGCGCGCCCAGGTGCCCAACAGGCGGGCGGCGGACTCGCCGAGGCGGATCAGCCGCGGGCCGAGCGCATACCGGCGGTTGGCCTGCTGGCGGACGTATCCGCAGGCCACGAGGGTGCGCATCAGGCGGTGGATGGTGGGCAGTGGCAGGCCGCTGCTCGCGGAGAGTTCGCTCAGCCCGACCTCGCCACCCGCATCGGCCATCCGCTCGAGCAGATCGAAGGCGCGCTCAAGGGACTGGACCCCGCCGCCGTTGGATTTGGCGGAGTCGGTGGTGCTGGCGCTGGACGTCGGCACGGCGCGTTCCTTTCGGGCTGGCGGGAAGGGCTGAAGCCTACCCGGCAGTCGGTTGACTCCCTGCTTGTGCGTAACTACATTCTGCTTGCCGGAATTCTAATTCCGTCTTGTGGAAACGTCCAGAGTGGGCGCAGGGGGTGCACTGTGGAGAAGTGTGCCCTTGACGGCACGGAAGCGGGAGTGAAGACTCCTTCAACAGAAAGTTGAATTCCGTTACGCGGAAGTAAACGCGACGGCGGTACTCCGCGGCGGCTGAGAGGGGTTCGGGTGTCCGACGTAGAACTGGTGCTGCGCTCGACGCGCGTCATCACGCCCGAGGGGACGCGTCCCGCCACGGTCGCGGTCGCGGGCGGCAGGATCACGGCCGTACTCCCGCACGACGCCGAGATACCCGCCGGCGCCCGCCTGGAGGACTTCGGCGACGACGTCCTGCTGCCCGGCCTGGTCGACACGCACGTGCACGTCAACGACCCCGGTCGCACCGAGTGGGAGGGCTTCTGGACCGCCACGCGCGCGGCCGCGGCCGGCGGCATCACCACCCTCGTCGACATGCCCCTCAACTCCCTCCCGCCCACGACGACGGTCGACAACCTCCGCACCAAGCGGGACGTCGCCGCCGAGAAGGCGCACATCGACGTCGGCTTCTGGGGCGGCGCGCTGCCCGACAACGTCAAGGACCTGCGCCCGCTGCACGAGTCCGGTGTCTTCGGCTTCAAGGCGTTCCTGTCGCCGTCGGGCGTGGACGAGTTCCCGCACCTGGACCAGGACCGGCTCGCCCAGTCCCTGGCCGAGATCGCCTCCTTCGGCGGCCTGCTGATCGTGCACGCCGAGGACCCGCACCACCTGGACGCGGCCCCGCAGCACGGCGGCCCGAAGTACGCCGACTTCCTGGCGTCCCGGCCGCGCGACGCCGAGGACACGGCGATCGCCCAGCTGATCGCCCAGGCGAAGCGTCTCGACGCCCGCGTGCACGTCCTGCACCTCTCCTCCTCCGACGCGCTCCCGCTGATCGCCGAGGCCAGGGCGGAGGGTGTCCGCGTCACCGTCGAGACCTGTCCGCACTACCTCACGCTCACCGCCGAGGAAGTCCCGGACGGCGCAAGCGAGTTCAAGTGCTGCCCGCCCATCCGGGAGGCGGCCAACCAGGACCTGCTGTGGCAGGCACTGGCGGACGGCACCATCGACTGCGTGGTCACCGACCACTCGCCGTCCACGGCCGACCTCAAGACGGACGACTTCGCCACCGCGTGGGGCGGTATCTCGGGCCTCCAGCTGAGCCTGGCCGCGGTGTGGACCGAGGCCCGCAGGCGCGGCCACGGCCTGGAGGACGTGGTCCGCTGGATGTCCACGCACACGGCGGAACTCGTCGGCCTGGACACTCGCAAGGGCGCCATCGAGGCGGGTCGGGACGCCGACTTCGCGGTCCTCGCGCCCGACGAGACGTTCACCGTGGACCCGGCGGCCCTCCAGCACAGAAACCGCGTCACGGCCTACGCGGGCAAGACCCTGTACGGCGTGGTGAAGTCGACCTGGCTGCGCGGCGAACGCATCGTGGCGGACGGCGAGTTCACCGAACCCAGGGGCCGGCTCCTCACCCGCACCCCCTGACTCCCTCCCGTACCCGCAGCGGTCAACTCCCGAAAGGCACACACCTCGTGACGGCGCATCAGCAATCAGGACTGACTCGTTTCACCGGAGACGCGAACCCCTTCGGAGGCGGTGACCCGTACGCGGACTACCGCACCGCCGACTTCCCCTTCACCCAGTACGCCAACCTCGCCGACCGGCAGCTGGGCGCCGGTGTCATCGCCGCCAACGACGAGTTCTTCGCCCAGCGCGAGAACCTGCTGGTGCCCGAGCCGGCCCACTTCGACCCCGAGCACTTCGGGCACAAGGGCAAGATCATGGACGGCTGGGAGACGCGGCGCCGCCGTGGCGCCTCGGCCGACCACCCGTGGCCGACGGCCGAGGACCACGACTGGGCGCTGGTCCGCCTCGGTGCCGCCGGCGTGATCCGCGGGATCGTCGTCGACACGGCCCACTTCCGCGGCAACTACCCGCAGGCCGTGTCGGTCGAGGGCACGTCGGTGCCGGGCTCCCCGTCGCCGGAGGAACTCCTCGGGGACGACGTGAAGTGGACGACCCTGGTCCCGCGCACCCCGGTCGGCGGCCATGCGGCCAACGGCTTCGCCGTGTCGGTCGAGCAGCGCTTCACCCACCTGCGCGTCAGCCAGCACCCCGACGGCGGCATCGCGCGACTGCGCGTGCACGGCGAGGTCGTCCCGGACCCGAACTGGCTGGAGACGCTGGGTACTTTCGACGTCGTGGCCCTGGAGAACGGCGGCCAGGTCGAGGACGCCTCCAACCTCTTCTACTCCCCGGCCACGAACACCATCCAGCCGGGCCGCTCCCGCAAGATGGACGACGGCTGGGAGACCCGCCGCCGCCGCGACCAGGGCAACGACTGGATCCGCTACCGCCTCACGGCCCAGTCCCTCATCCGCGCCATCGAGATCGACACGGCGTACCTGAAGGGCAACAGCGCGGGCTGGGCGTCCGTGTCGCTGCAGGACGGCGAGAGCGGCGAGTGGACGGAGATCCTCCCCCGCACCCGCCTCCAGCCCGACACCAACCACCGCTTCGTCCTCCCGGCCCCGGCCGTCGGCACCCACGCGCGCGTGGACATCTACCCCGACGGCGGCATCTCCCGCCTGCGGCTGTTCGGTTCGGTGACGGAGCAGGGCGCGTCAGGCCTGGCGGCCAGGCACCAGGAACTGGGCGGCTGACGCAGCTGCCCCTTCCTCCTTCAGCCCGTCCGGTGTTTGAGGACGAGGCCGTTCAGGCCGAAGCGGGGGTCCGGGGGCGGCAGCCCCCAGGGACGGGACGGGCAGGGGCGGCGGGGGCGAGAAACCCCCGCCGGCGTCACGCCGCGAACCCACCGTCCACGGCGAACTCTGCCCCCGTGACGTACTCGGCCCCCGCCAGATGCACCACCATCGCCGCAACCTCCTCCGCCGTCCCGAACCGCCCCAGCGCGGTCATCGCAGCCTGATCCGCCGCATACGGCCCACCCGCCGGGTTCATGTCCGTGTCGATCGGCCCCGGATGCACGATGTTCGCGGTGATCCCCCGCCCGCCCAACTCCCGCGCGAGCGCCTTCGTCAACCCGATCAGCGCCGCCTTGCTCGTCGCGTACAGCGTCCCGCCCGGCCCCGGCACCCGCTGCGTCATACACGTGCCGATGGTCACGATCCGCCCGCCGGGCGGCATCCGCGTCGCCGCCGCCTGCGAGGTCAGGAACACACCGCGCACGTTCACCGCCAGCACCCGGTCGACGTCGGCGAGCGAGAGGCCCTCCACAGGCCCCAGCACTCCCACCCCCGCGTTGTTCACCAGTACATCGAGCCCGCCCAGCGCCTGCGCCGTACGCTCCACCGCGCCCCCGGCCTCCTCCGCGTCCGCGGAGTCCGCGCGCAGGGCCACCGCCCGCCGTCCCAGCGCCTCGATCCGCCGTACGACCTCCTCGGCCGCCTCCTTGCCGTGCACGTAGGTGACGGCCACGTCCGCGCCCTCCCGGGCGAGCCGCAGCGCGATGGCCGCGCCGATACCGCGGCTGCCGCCGGTGACCAGGGCATTCTTGCCGTGCAGGGTTGTGCGATGCGTTGTCATGGGTCCATCCCAGCGCCGACCGCACCGCGCCGCTGGCGGCGAACGGACACCGAGTTCGAGTGACCGGATCGCGTGGCCGGAACTCTTCTCTCCACCTCCCGCGTTCTCCCCACGTGACACTTCAGCAAGAGATCGTCGGCAACGCCATGCAGATGGCGATCGTCAGCCTGCGCCCCGGGCAGACCGTGTACTGCGAGGCGGGCAAGTTCCTGTTCAAGACGACGAACGTGACCATGGACACCCGCCTGTCCGGCCCGTCGGGCGGCGGTGGCCAGGCCCAGGGCGGAGGCGGCGGCATGGGCGGCATGCTGCGCCAGGCCATGGGCACCGCCATGCAGGCCGGGCAGCGCATGCTCGCCGGCGAGTCAATGGCGTTCCAGTACTTCAGCGCCCAGGGCGGCGAGGGCACCGTCGGTTTCGCGGGCGTTCTCCCCGGCGAGATGCGCGCCCTCGAACTCGACGGCACGCGCGCGTGGTTCGCCGAGAAGGACGCCTTCGTGGCCGCCGAGTCCACCGTCGACTTCGGCATCGCCTTCCAGGGCGGCCGCACCGGCATGAGCGGCGGCGAGGGCTTCGTCCTGGAGAAGTTCACCGGGCACGGCACGGTGATCATCGCGGGCGCGGGCAACTTCATCGATCTCAACCCGGCCGACTTCGGCGGCCGCATCGAGGTCGACACGGGCTGCGTCGTCGCCTTCGAGGAGGGCATCCAGTACGGCGTCCAGCGCGTCGGCGGCCTCAACCGCCAGGGGCTCATGAACGCCGTCTTCGGCGGCGAGGGCCTCTCCCTGGCCACCCTGGAGGGCAACGGCCGGGTGATCCTTCAGTCCCTCACCATCGAGAGCCTCGCGAACGCCCTGAGGAAGGCCCAGGGCGGCGACAAGCAAGGACCGACGGGCGGCCTGTTCTCCACCAACGCCGGGTGAGGTACCGCATGACCGACCGATGAGTTGCGGGTGCCAGTGGGGTCTGAGGTGATGACAACAGACCCCACTCCAGGAAGCAGGCACCCGCCATGGGCAAGCTCGTCTCCACCATCTTCGTCACCCTCGACGGCGTCTACCAGGCACCCGGCGGACCCGAGGAGGACACCCGCGACGGCTTCGAGCACGGCGGCTGGAGTTTCCCGTTCGGCGACGACGACTTCGGCCGGTTCATCACCGAGGTCTTCGACCGTCCCGGCGCGTTCCTCCTCGGCCGTCGTACGTACGACATCTTCGCCTCGTTCTGGCCGAAGATGACCGACTCCGCCGACCGGATCGCCTCCCAGCTGAACGCGCTGCCGAAGTACGTCCCCTCGTCCACCCTCTCCGACCCGCAGTGGGCCGGCACCACCGTGATCAGCGGCGATCTGGGCAAGGAGGTCACCGCCCTCAAGGAGCGCACCGACGGCGAGCTCCAGGTGCACGGCAGCGGCGCCCTCGTCCAGTCCCTGCTGGCGCTCGACCTCGTCGACACCCTCCACCTGCTGACGTTCCCGGTGGTGCTCGGCTCCGGCCTCCGCTTCTTCGCCGAGGGCGCACTGCCGACCAAGTTCCGTCACGCCGGCGGACGCGTCACCGCCGCGGGCGTCTCCATCCAGTCGTACGACCTGGCGGGGCGCCCGGACTACGGCTCGTACGCGGAACCGGGGAACGCCTGACCGCGCCCGTTGTGGGGGCCGTGTGTGGTCACGCGCCCCCACGTTAACTCGCGGAAAACTCATCCGACGTGACGGGAAAATCTCCGTTGTTGTCATTGACATGCCACTGTCTACGCGCGTCATCATGAGGTCATGAACTTCCCCCCACGCACCACTCGCATCAGTGCCGCAGCGGCACT
It encodes:
- the aceB gene encoding malate synthase A: MSAPAPSPLAIVDAEPLPRQEEVLTEPALAFVAELHRRFTPRRDELLARRAERRAEIARTSTLDFLPETAAIRADDSWRVAPSPAALNDRRVEITGPTDRKMTINALNSGAKVWLADFEDASAPTWENVVLGQVNLADAYTRSIDFTDERSGKSYALRPDGELATVVMRPRGWHLGERHLVDANGTQVPGALVDFGLYFFHNAQRLLDLGKGPYFYLPKTESHLEARLWNDVFVFAQEYVGIPQGTIRATVLIETITAAYEMEEILYELRDHASGLNAGRWDYLFSIVKNFRDGGAKFVLPDRNLVTMTAPFMRAYTELLVRTCHKRGAHAIGGMAAFIPSRRDAEVNKVAFEKVRADKDREAGDGFDGSWVAHPDLVPIAMESFDKVLGDRPNQKDRLREDVHVEAADLIAIDSLDAKPTYDGLVNAVQVGIRYIEAWLRGLGAVAIFNLMEDAATAEISRSQIWQWINAGVEFEHAGSTVKATPELAREIAAEELDTIRKEIGEEAFAAGHWQQAHDLLLTVSLDDDYADFLTLPAYEQLRG
- a CDS encoding nucleotidyltransferase family protein: MTDDEQQVAGLVLAAGGGRRLGGRPKALLQHRGRPLVEHAVGVLRAAGCTRVHVVLGALADAVRERAELEGCVLVENPEWEQGMGTSLRAGLDSLAGTGAAAAVVCLVDQPGIGPEAVGRVLAAHRDETSLVSAAYDGVRGHPVLFGRAHWAGITETATGDRGARAYLKSHESAITLVECGDVAQPYDIDTTADLLHLE
- a CDS encoding DUF5955 family protein, yielding MTGSDEDPRVAELRTAVSRLRRELAAHPAEFPDRGIAEDELAALAAMTIDGAPEIPRLRRSLLLVAGAIGSVSALARGLSDVRDAVDLFAQPPRR
- a CDS encoding IclR family transcriptional regulator, whose product is MPTSSASTTDSAKSNGGGVQSLERAFDLLERMADAGGEVGLSELSASSGLPLPTIHRLMRTLVACGYVRQQANRRYALGPRLIRLGESAARLLGTWARPYLARLVEETGETANMALLDGDEIVYVAQVPSKHSMRMFTEVGRRVLPHSTGVGKALLANTPDDEVRALLSRTGMPAATEKTITTPEGFLAALADVRRAGYAIDDNEQEIGVRCLAVSVPNSPTAAAISISGPAGRVTEAATDKIVPVLQQVASELSEALASSGSAT
- the allB gene encoding allantoinase AllB, with the translated sequence MSDVELVLRSTRVITPEGTRPATVAVAGGRITAVLPHDAEIPAGARLEDFGDDVLLPGLVDTHVHVNDPGRTEWEGFWTATRAAAAGGITTLVDMPLNSLPPTTTVDNLRTKRDVAAEKAHIDVGFWGGALPDNVKDLRPLHESGVFGFKAFLSPSGVDEFPHLDQDRLAQSLAEIASFGGLLIVHAEDPHHLDAAPQHGGPKYADFLASRPRDAEDTAIAQLIAQAKRLDARVHVLHLSSSDALPLIAEARAEGVRVTVETCPHYLTLTAEEVPDGASEFKCCPPIREAANQDLLWQALADGTIDCVVTDHSPSTADLKTDDFATAWGGISGLQLSLAAVWTEARRRGHGLEDVVRWMSTHTAELVGLDTRKGAIEAGRDADFAVLAPDETFTVDPAALQHRNRVTAYAGKTLYGVVKSTWLRGERIVADGEFTEPRGRLLTRTP
- the alc gene encoding allantoicase codes for the protein MTAHQQSGLTRFTGDANPFGGGDPYADYRTADFPFTQYANLADRQLGAGVIAANDEFFAQRENLLVPEPAHFDPEHFGHKGKIMDGWETRRRRGASADHPWPTAEDHDWALVRLGAAGVIRGIVVDTAHFRGNYPQAVSVEGTSVPGSPSPEELLGDDVKWTTLVPRTPVGGHAANGFAVSVEQRFTHLRVSQHPDGGIARLRVHGEVVPDPNWLETLGTFDVVALENGGQVEDASNLFYSPATNTIQPGRSRKMDDGWETRRRRDQGNDWIRYRLTAQSLIRAIEIDTAYLKGNSAGWASVSLQDGESGEWTEILPRTRLQPDTNHRFVLPAPAVGTHARVDIYPDGGISRLRLFGSVTEQGASGLAARHQELGG
- a CDS encoding 3-oxoacyl-ACP reductase family protein, yielding MTTHRTTLHGKNALVTGGSRGIGAAIALRLAREGADVAVTYVHGKEAAEEVVRRIEALGRRAVALRADSADAEEAGGAVERTAQALGGLDVLVNNAGVGVLGPVEGLSLADVDRVLAVNVRGVFLTSQAAATRMPPGGRIVTIGTCMTQRVPGPGGTLYATSKAALIGLTKALARELGGRGITANIVHPGPIDTDMNPAGGPYAADQAAMTALGRFGTAEEVAAMVVHLAGAEYVTGAEFAVDGGFAA
- a CDS encoding AIM24 family protein, with the translated sequence MTLQQEIVGNAMQMAIVSLRPGQTVYCEAGKFLFKTTNVTMDTRLSGPSGGGGQAQGGGGGMGGMLRQAMGTAMQAGQRMLAGESMAFQYFSAQGGEGTVGFAGVLPGEMRALELDGTRAWFAEKDAFVAAESTVDFGIAFQGGRTGMSGGEGFVLEKFTGHGTVIIAGAGNFIDLNPADFGGRIEVDTGCVVAFEEGIQYGVQRVGGLNRQGLMNAVFGGEGLSLATLEGNGRVILQSLTIESLANALRKAQGGDKQGPTGGLFSTNAG
- a CDS encoding dihydrofolate reductase family protein; protein product: MGKLVSTIFVTLDGVYQAPGGPEEDTRDGFEHGGWSFPFGDDDFGRFITEVFDRPGAFLLGRRTYDIFASFWPKMTDSADRIASQLNALPKYVPSSTLSDPQWAGTTVISGDLGKEVTALKERTDGELQVHGSGALVQSLLALDLVDTLHLLTFPVVLGSGLRFFAEGALPTKFRHAGGRVTAAGVSIQSYDLAGRPDYGSYAEPGNA